The following proteins are co-located in the Salinigranum halophilum genome:
- a CDS encoding DegT/DnrJ/EryC1/StrS family aminotransferase — MTIPIANPQVGDAEREYVEAVLDSGQLADGPEVRRFESEFAAYCDTDDAVATSNGTTALHAALHALGIGEGDRVVTTPFTYIATANAVSFCDATVEFVDIDPETYNIDPAALERRLREGPPVDAVVAVHLYGLPADMERLAELAGAYDFALVEDAAQAHGATVDGDRVGSLADAGCFSFYPTKNMTTGEGGMITTDRSDVADRAARFVDHGRSEGYEHAEIGHNFRMTSVAAALGRAQLQRLPRFTSARQLNASRLSTALERTAVRTPSVPDNRTHVYHQYTIRTTDREALCSRLDEQDVGYGVYYPVPVHEQAAYDHVDAVAPNAEQAAEEVLSLPVHPALTRADVEQVATAVRESMEVIA, encoded by the coding sequence ATGACCATCCCGATCGCGAACCCACAGGTCGGCGACGCCGAACGAGAGTACGTCGAGGCGGTCCTCGACAGCGGCCAACTCGCCGACGGTCCCGAGGTCCGCCGGTTCGAGTCCGAGTTCGCCGCCTACTGTGACACCGACGACGCCGTCGCGACCAGCAACGGGACGACGGCGCTGCACGCCGCGCTCCACGCGCTCGGCATCGGCGAGGGCGACCGGGTGGTCACGACACCGTTCACCTACATCGCGACGGCGAACGCCGTCTCCTTCTGCGACGCGACGGTCGAGTTCGTCGACATCGACCCCGAGACGTACAACATCGACCCCGCCGCGCTCGAACGACGGCTCCGCGAGGGGCCACCCGTCGACGCGGTCGTCGCGGTCCACCTCTACGGACTCCCGGCTGACATGGAGCGACTGGCCGAACTCGCCGGCGCGTACGACTTCGCGCTCGTCGAGGACGCCGCACAGGCGCACGGGGCGACGGTCGACGGCGACCGCGTCGGGTCGCTGGCCGACGCCGGCTGTTTCTCCTTCTACCCGACGAAGAACATGACGACCGGAGAGGGCGGGATGATCACGACGGACCGGTCAGACGTCGCCGACCGAGCGGCCCGGTTCGTCGACCACGGCCGGAGCGAGGGGTACGAGCACGCCGAAATCGGTCACAACTTCCGAATGACGAGTGTCGCGGCCGCGCTCGGTCGGGCCCAGTTACAGCGCCTGCCCCGGTTCACCTCGGCGCGACAGCTCAACGCGAGTCGGCTCTCGACGGCGCTCGAGCGGACGGCGGTCCGAACCCCGAGCGTCCCCGACAACCGAACGCACGTCTACCACCAGTACACGATTCGGACGACGGACCGCGAGGCGCTGTGTTCGCGCCTCGACGAGCAGGACGTCGGTTACGGGGTGTACTACCCGGTCCCGGTCCACGAGCAGGCCGCGTACGACCACGTCGACGCCGTCGCGCCGAACGCCGAGCAGGCCGCAGAGGAGGTGCTGTCGCTGCCGGTGCACCCCGCCCTCACGCGCGCCGACGTCGAGCAGGTCGCCACGGCCGTCCGCGAGTCGATGGAGGTGATCGCATGA
- a CDS encoding acyltransferase, protein MAARLGADATVDDDVHLGYGDGAPPVVGDRATIRAGSIIYTDVEIGDDLTTGHGVLIREQTTVGDDVVVGTDVVLDGNLTVGSGVSLQTGVYVPPATTIGDDVFVGPRAVLTNDPYPIRTDVDLDGPTLEDHVSIGANATLLPGVTVGEGAFVAAGAVVTEDVPAETLAVGSPAQSRDLPTELDGRNRIR, encoded by the coding sequence GTGGCTGCGCGGCTCGGTGCTGACGCGACGGTAGACGACGACGTGCACCTCGGCTACGGGGACGGAGCGCCACCGGTCGTCGGCGACCGCGCGACGATTCGCGCCGGCAGTATCATCTACACCGACGTCGAGATCGGCGACGACCTCACCACCGGTCACGGCGTCCTCATCAGGGAACAGACGACGGTCGGCGACGACGTGGTCGTCGGGACGGACGTCGTCCTGGACGGCAACCTCACCGTCGGCTCCGGCGTCAGCCTCCAGACGGGCGTGTACGTCCCGCCGGCGACGACCATCGGCGACGACGTGTTCGTGGGGCCGCGAGCGGTCCTGACGAACGACCCCTACCCCATCAGGACGGACGTCGACCTCGACGGGCCGACGCTCGAAGACCACGTCTCCATCGGCGCGAACGCGACGCTCCTCCCCGGCGTCACCGTCGGCGAGGGCGCGTTCGTCGCCGCGGGTGCCGTCGTGACCGAGGACGTCCCGGCCGAGACCCTCGCCGTCGGCAGCCCGGCCCAGTCCCGCGACCTCCCCACGGAACTCGACGGGAGGAACCGAATCAGATGA
- a CDS encoding nucleotide sugar dehydrogenase — MTNAHSLYGGTDGQLTDDIANGRVQVAVYGLGKMGLPLAAALAERTGDVVGVDVDESVVEAVNAGESHVANEPGLADLVHETVDDGSLRATTDGERAAAHASVHVVVVPTKLHEGARPDLDIVRAVTRQVAAGLDAGDAVFLESTVPPGTCRDVVEPLLATESGLAPEAFGVAFCPERTSSGRALRDIRGAYPKVVGGTDPRATRTAQRFYEAVTDNEVIPVSDAATAEAVKVFEGVYRDVNIALANELGRVSERLEIDGREAIDVANTQPYCEIHDPGPGVGGHCIPFYPHFLMSAVDTDTPLIRTARSVNESMPGYTAGLVSDLLEAAGRRVDDATVLLLGVTYRPGVAETTHTPALPLARRLDQLGAAVAIADPLVEPAVLDESPATHLPLETVESLAPDAVVVVTPHEEFESLDWSAFGDAVVLDARDGLDSPQGTHTLGNGRRSDGGRD; from the coding sequence ATGACGAACGCGCACAGTCTCTACGGCGGAACCGACGGACAGCTGACGGACGACATCGCGAACGGCCGGGTCCAGGTCGCCGTCTACGGCCTCGGCAAGATGGGGCTCCCGCTCGCCGCCGCGCTGGCCGAGCGCACCGGGGACGTCGTCGGCGTCGACGTCGACGAGTCGGTCGTCGAGGCGGTCAACGCGGGCGAGAGCCACGTCGCGAACGAACCCGGCCTGGCCGACCTCGTCCACGAGACGGTCGACGATGGCTCGCTCCGTGCGACAACGGACGGGGAGCGAGCGGCCGCGCACGCGAGCGTCCACGTCGTCGTGGTCCCGACGAAACTCCACGAGGGCGCGCGGCCGGACCTCGACATCGTCCGGGCGGTGACCCGACAGGTCGCGGCGGGACTCGACGCCGGCGACGCCGTCTTCCTCGAGAGTACCGTCCCGCCGGGGACGTGTCGCGACGTGGTCGAGCCGCTGCTCGCCACCGAGTCCGGGCTCGCTCCCGAGGCGTTCGGTGTCGCGTTCTGTCCGGAGCGCACCTCGAGCGGGCGCGCCCTCCGCGACATCCGGGGGGCGTACCCGAAGGTCGTCGGCGGGACGGACCCACGGGCGACCCGGACCGCACAGCGCTTCTACGAGGCGGTCACCGACAACGAGGTCATTCCGGTGAGCGACGCCGCGACGGCGGAGGCCGTAAAGGTGTTCGAAGGCGTCTACAGAGACGTCAACATCGCGCTGGCGAACGAACTGGGGCGGGTGAGCGAGCGGCTCGAAATCGACGGGCGGGAGGCGATCGACGTGGCGAACACCCAGCCGTACTGTGAGATTCACGACCCCGGGCCGGGCGTCGGGGGCCACTGCATCCCCTTCTACCCGCACTTTCTGATGTCGGCGGTCGACACCGACACGCCCCTCATCAGGACCGCCCGGTCCGTCAACGAGTCGATGCCCGGCTACACCGCTGGGCTCGTCTCGGACCTCCTCGAAGCTGCCGGGCGGCGGGTCGACGACGCCACGGTGCTCCTCCTCGGCGTGACGTATCGCCCGGGCGTCGCGGAGACGACACACACCCCGGCGCTCCCGCTCGCACGCCGGCTCGACCAACTCGGCGCGGCGGTGGCCATCGCCGACCCGCTCGTCGAGCCGGCGGTCCTCGACGAGAGCCCCGCGACGCACCTCCCGCTGGAGACGGTCGAGTCACTCGCACCCGACGCCGTCGTGGTCGTCACCCCGCACGAGGAGTTCGAGTCGCTCGACTGGTCGGCCTTCGGCGACGCGGTCGTCCTCGACGCGCGGGACGGCCTCGACAGCCCACAGGGGACCCACACGCTCGGGAACGGGCGGCGGTCCGACGGGGGACGTGACTGA
- a CDS encoding Gfo/Idh/MocA family protein — translation MTDRIAFVGAGANPNDPDTDGYAMAYRHAAGYQRIDGCELVGCADIVRENAEVFADRHGIPPSGVYESYETMLDETDPDVVSVCVPPAAHAEIVVGCAESGVPDAIHCEKPMARTWRECREMVDVCGRRDVQLTFNHQRRFARPFRRAKELLDADYIGDLRRIEVGGKNLYDYGTHLFDFCTDVVDETPAAWVLAQVDYREENVQFGVHNENGALVQWEYENGVSGLASTGRSSFVDCHLRLVGTSGTIEVQPDGGPPLRAIRDEDDGWRTVDTDGDGIHGPVDGRVGAALRKLDELTPTALTVPGVTTEHTSRSVANVVHCYRTGTASPLRGEVALQGTELIFAAYESARRRGRVDLPLEVDDHPLESMVDTGLVAVDSEAD, via the coding sequence ATGACCGACCGAATCGCGTTCGTCGGGGCGGGAGCGAACCCGAACGACCCCGACACCGACGGGTACGCAATGGCGTACCGACACGCCGCGGGCTACCAGCGAATCGACGGCTGTGAACTCGTCGGCTGTGCGGACATCGTCAGGGAGAACGCCGAAGTGTTCGCGGACCGACACGGCATCCCCCCGAGCGGCGTGTACGAGTCGTACGAGACCATGCTGGACGAGACCGACCCCGACGTGGTGAGCGTCTGCGTCCCGCCGGCGGCGCACGCGGAGATCGTCGTCGGCTGTGCCGAGAGCGGCGTCCCCGACGCCATCCACTGTGAGAAGCCGATGGCGCGGACCTGGCGGGAGTGTCGGGAGATGGTCGACGTCTGCGGACGACGGGACGTCCAGCTGACGTTCAACCACCAGCGGCGGTTCGCGCGGCCGTTCAGGCGGGCGAAAGAACTCCTCGACGCCGACTACATCGGCGACCTCAGGCGCATCGAGGTCGGCGGCAAGAACCTCTACGACTACGGGACGCATCTGTTCGACTTCTGCACCGACGTCGTCGACGAGACACCGGCCGCGTGGGTCCTCGCACAGGTCGACTACCGCGAGGAGAACGTCCAGTTCGGCGTCCACAACGAGAACGGCGCGCTCGTCCAGTGGGAGTACGAGAACGGCGTCTCCGGGCTCGCGTCGACCGGTCGGTCGTCGTTCGTCGACTGCCACCTGCGGCTCGTCGGCACGAGCGGCACCATCGAAGTCCAGCCCGACGGCGGGCCGCCGCTCCGAGCCATCCGTGACGAAGACGACGGCTGGCGGACCGTCGACACCGACGGAGACGGCATCCACGGGCCGGTCGACGGCCGCGTCGGCGCTGCCCTCCGGAAGCTCGACGAACTCACCCCGACTGCGCTCACCGTCCCCGGCGTCACCACGGAACACACTAGCCGGTCGGTCGCGAACGTGGTCCACTGCTACCGGACGGGGACGGCGTCACCGCTCCGGGGTGAGGTGGCACTCCAGGGGACGGAGCTCATCTTCGCGGCGTACGAGTCTGCGCGGAGACGTGGCCGTGTCGACCTCCCGCTGGAGGTCGACGACCACCCGCTCGAGTCGATGGTCGACACGGGACTCGTCGCGGTCGACTCCGAGGCCGACTGA
- a CDS encoding Gfo/Idh/MocA family protein — protein MSGIDTVDVGVIGVGTMGINHARIYDEFNSTRLVGVADTDAARASEVADRYDTRPMSQSALVDAVDAVSVVVPTRHHARIARETIQAGVHTLVEKPFVRDPEVGRELMALADERDVVLQVGHIERFNPAVSAVMDITEEMDLVSVSANRLGPPVDRDGNDGVVMDLMIHDIDILLTLVDAAVESVSATGTDDGRYGTAQFAFENGVVGTLTASRVNQKRARTLDVADPEQLVEVDYFDQSVRIHRQADPSYEPTNGGVTYRNERVTEHPFVDTREPLKCELEAFVTAVNNGTEPRVTPREALRAVEMAHTIRDQIGDGQP, from the coding sequence ATGAGCGGCATCGACACCGTCGACGTGGGTGTCATCGGCGTCGGTACCATGGGCATCAACCACGCCCGCATCTACGACGAGTTCAACTCGACCCGGCTCGTCGGCGTCGCCGACACGGACGCGGCCCGGGCCAGTGAGGTCGCCGACAGATACGACACCCGGCCCATGTCGCAGTCCGCCCTGGTCGACGCCGTCGACGCCGTCTCGGTGGTCGTCCCGACCCGACACCACGCCCGCATCGCCCGCGAGACTATCCAGGCGGGCGTCCACACGCTCGTCGAGAAGCCGTTCGTCAGAGACCCCGAGGTGGGCCGAGAGCTCATGGCGCTGGCGGACGAGCGGGACGTCGTCCTCCAGGTGGGACACATCGAGCGGTTCAATCCGGCAGTCTCGGCGGTCATGGACATCACGGAGGAGATGGACCTCGTCTCGGTCAGCGCGAACCGCCTCGGGCCGCCCGTCGACAGGGACGGGAACGACGGCGTCGTGATGGACCTCATGATCCACGACATCGACATCCTGTTGACCCTCGTCGACGCGGCGGTCGAGTCGGTGTCGGCGACCGGGACCGACGACGGTCGGTACGGCACCGCACAGTTCGCGTTCGAGAACGGGGTCGTCGGCACGCTGACCGCGAGTCGGGTGAATCAAAAGCGCGCCCGGACGCTCGACGTCGCCGACCCCGAACAGCTCGTCGAGGTCGACTACTTCGACCAGTCGGTCCGGATTCACCGCCAGGCCGACCCCTCCTACGAGCCGACGAACGGGGGCGTCACGTACCGCAACGAGCGCGTCACGGAACACCCCTTCGTCGACACGCGCGAGCCGCTGAAGTGCGAACTCGAGGCGTTCGTCACGGCCGTGAACAACGGCACGGAGCCGCGGGTGACGCCCCGAGAAGCGCTGCGCGCGGTCGAGATGGCGCACACGATTCGCGACCAGATCGGAGACGGTCAGCCATGA
- a CDS encoding FG-GAP repeat domain-containing protein — MQFRHERIDTDPPAGRMSFCLTTDLTGNGLPDVLVGAVGGKPTVTVPVVGKTLSLRDLPGTRELIHRLETNVFWYENRDSGWARHDVGRAPDLSVGGAFADLTGNGSQDLVTGQNLDTDLYWFEQPADSRDPWPRRLVTDDFVKYHDVVVGDVDNDGDDEVVALSQESETVFYYDIPEDPRREPWPVANRHVVAEGLSVEGAAIADVDGDGENELVAGPNVFARREGRWVREEFAPGWEWTRVAVADVDDDGSPEIVLTEGDRPYNGDVPGRLGVFDPRDWSGTVLRDDLSNPHTVQVADFDGDGRPDICVAEMGLGGNDDAEIVVFSPHSTGFTETRISRGVPTHEAKAVDLTGDGRPDLVGKSYAPTTHVDVWYNES, encoded by the coding sequence ATGCAGTTCCGCCACGAGCGGATCGACACCGACCCACCCGCCGGTCGGATGTCGTTCTGTCTCACGACTGACCTCACGGGTAACGGGCTCCCCGACGTCCTCGTCGGCGCGGTCGGCGGGAAGCCGACGGTCACGGTTCCCGTCGTCGGCAAGACGCTCTCGCTCCGGGACCTCCCCGGCACGCGCGAGCTCATCCACCGCCTCGAGACCAACGTGTTCTGGTACGAGAACCGCGACTCGGGCTGGGCGCGACACGACGTCGGACGCGCCCCGGACCTCTCTGTCGGCGGCGCGTTCGCCGACCTCACGGGAAACGGCAGTCAGGACCTCGTGACCGGGCAGAACCTCGACACCGACCTGTACTGGTTCGAACAGCCGGCGGACTCCCGCGACCCCTGGCCCCGACGGCTCGTCACCGACGACTTCGTGAAGTACCACGACGTCGTGGTCGGCGACGTCGACAACGACGGCGACGACGAGGTGGTCGCGCTCTCACAGGAGAGCGAGACAGTCTTCTACTACGACATTCCCGAGGACCCGCGCCGAGAGCCGTGGCCGGTCGCCAACCGCCACGTCGTCGCGGAGGGCCTCTCCGTGGAAGGGGCGGCCATCGCCGACGTCGACGGCGACGGCGAGAACGAACTCGTCGCCGGGCCGAACGTCTTCGCCCGCCGTGAGGGCCGCTGGGTGCGCGAGGAGTTCGCGCCCGGTTGGGAGTGGACCCGCGTCGCCGTCGCGGACGTCGACGACGACGGGAGTCCCGAAATCGTCCTCACAGAGGGCGACCGCCCGTACAACGGCGACGTGCCGGGGCGACTCGGCGTCTTCGACCCGCGAGACTGGTCGGGGACAGTGCTCAGAGACGACCTCTCGAACCCTCACACCGTCCAGGTCGCCGACTTCGACGGAGACGGTCGTCCGGATATCTGTGTCGCCGAGATGGGGCTCGGCGGCAACGACGACGCCGAAATCGTCGTCTTCTCTCCGCACTCGACGGGCTTCACCGAGACGCGCATCTCCCGGGGCGTCCCGACGCACGAGGCGAAGGCCGTCGACCTCACCGGTGACGGACGCCCTGACCTCGTCGGCAAGTCGTACGCGCCGACGACCCACGTCGACGTCTGGTACAACGAGTCCTGA
- a CDS encoding NAD-dependent epimerase/dehydratase family protein, which yields MQDVCGPRGERILITGGAGFIGSHLADALVAENDVRVLDDLSTGFRAQVPDGAELFEGDVCDPDALDAAMDGVDTVFHEAAMVSIPKTVADPLASNEVNVTATLRLLERARAESARVVCASSAAIYGNPDRVPVSETDPLRPTSPYGVQKQTLDHYTRLYTDLYDLETVVLRYFNVYGPRAEAGEYGDVVSVFFRQGRAGGPITIEGSGEQTRDFVHVDDVVQANLRAATTDAVGEAYNVGCGTETTVSALAEKIRALTGGDAEITHVDRRPGDIDDSLADISKARERLGYEPTVDLDEGLDSVV from the coding sequence ATGCAGGACGTGTGCGGGCCACGAGGGGAACGGATACTCATCACGGGCGGAGCGGGGTTCATCGGGAGCCACCTCGCCGACGCGCTCGTCGCCGAGAACGACGTCCGCGTCCTCGACGACCTCTCGACCGGCTTCCGTGCGCAGGTGCCCGACGGGGCCGAGCTATTCGAAGGCGACGTCTGCGACCCGGACGCCCTCGACGCCGCGATGGACGGCGTCGACACCGTCTTCCACGAGGCGGCGATGGTGAGCATCCCGAAGACGGTCGCGGACCCGCTGGCCTCGAACGAGGTGAACGTCACGGCGACGCTTCGGCTGTTAGAGCGAGCGAGAGCCGAGTCCGCCCGGGTCGTCTGTGCGTCCAGCGCCGCCATCTACGGGAACCCCGACCGCGTCCCCGTCAGCGAGACGGACCCGCTGCGGCCGACGTCGCCGTACGGCGTCCAGAAGCAGACGCTGGACCACTACACCCGGCTCTACACCGACCTCTACGACCTCGAGACCGTCGTGCTTCGGTACTTCAACGTCTACGGCCCGCGCGCGGAGGCCGGCGAGTACGGCGACGTCGTCTCGGTGTTCTTCCGACAGGGGCGGGCGGGCGGTCCCATCACCATCGAGGGGTCGGGTGAGCAGACGCGCGACTTCGTCCACGTCGACGACGTCGTGCAGGCGAACCTCCGGGCGGCGACGACCGACGCCGTCGGCGAGGCGTACAACGTCGGCTGCGGCACCGAGACCACCGTCTCGGCGCTCGCCGAGAAGATTCGGGCGCTGACGGGTGGCGACGCGGAAATCACCCACGTCGACCGGCGGCCCGGCGACATCGACGACAGCCTGGCCGACATCTCGAAAGCCCGCGAGCGACTCGGGTACGAACCGACGGTCGACCTCGACGAGGGGCTCGACTCCGTCGTCTAG
- the wecB gene encoding non-hydrolyzing UDP-N-acetylglucosamine 2-epimerase: MMSLDVLTVVGARPQFVKAYPVSRALRERHEETLVHTGQHYDELLSDVFFEELALPTPDYHLEVGSAPHAQQQATMMRRLDHVVAAEEPDAVLVYGDTNSTLAAALVAAKRGPAVVHVEAGLRSDNWEMPEEVNRVLTDHCADVCCAPSERAVENLRAEGITEGVSLTGDVMYDAVLAVRERAREQSTVLADLGVDPGEFVLATVHRAANTDDPDRLVEVVDGLLGVSLPVVLPAHPRTVAALHEHGLYERASACLHLCDPLGYLDFVRLVETAARVATDSGGVQKEAFYLETPCVTLRDETEWTETVDCGWNTLVGADAGEIVRALEAPFEASDHPPVYGDGDAATRVVDAVSELEAGVHARL, from the coding sequence CTGATGTCGCTCGACGTCCTCACCGTCGTCGGCGCTCGCCCCCAGTTCGTCAAGGCGTATCCGGTCTCGCGGGCGCTCCGCGAACGTCACGAGGAGACGCTCGTCCACACGGGCCAACACTACGACGAACTCCTCTCGGACGTGTTCTTCGAGGAACTGGCCCTCCCCACGCCGGACTACCACCTCGAAGTCGGCTCCGCCCCGCACGCCCAGCAGCAAGCGACGATGATGCGCCGCCTCGACCACGTCGTCGCCGCCGAGGAGCCGGACGCGGTCCTCGTGTACGGCGACACGAACTCCACGCTCGCCGCCGCACTCGTCGCGGCCAAGCGCGGCCCGGCCGTCGTGCACGTCGAAGCCGGCCTCCGGAGCGACAACTGGGAGATGCCCGAGGAGGTCAACCGCGTCCTGACAGACCACTGTGCGGACGTCTGCTGTGCACCCTCCGAGCGCGCGGTCGAGAACCTCCGTGCCGAGGGCATCACCGAGGGCGTCTCCCTGACGGGCGACGTGATGTACGACGCCGTCCTGGCGGTCCGCGAGCGCGCGCGAGAGCAGTCGACGGTCCTCGCGGACCTCGGCGTCGACCCCGGCGAGTTCGTCCTCGCGACGGTCCACCGCGCGGCGAACACCGACGACCCCGACCGACTCGTCGAAGTCGTCGACGGGCTCCTCGGGGTGTCGCTCCCGGTGGTGTTACCGGCGCACCCGCGGACCGTCGCGGCGCTGCACGAGCACGGGCTCTACGAACGGGCCAGCGCGTGTCTCCACCTCTGTGACCCGCTCGGCTACCTCGACTTCGTCCGACTCGTCGAGACCGCAGCCCGGGTCGCGACGGACTCCGGCGGCGTCCAGAAGGAGGCGTTCTACCTCGAGACGCCCTGTGTGACGCTGCGCGACGAGACGGAGTGGACGGAGACGGTCGACTGCGGCTGGAACACCCTCGTCGGTGCCGACGCGGGCGAGATTGTCCGGGCGCTCGAAGCGCCGTTCGAGGCGTCCGACCACCCGCCGGTGTACGGCGACGGCGACGCCGCGACACGCGTCGTCGACGCCGTCTCCGAGTTGGAAGCCGGTGTCCACGCGCGTCTCTGA
- a CDS encoding aryl-sulfate sulfotransferase gives MRLSRGVTLAIVGLVVLSSTLVVSAATAPSRSVTAAQSGLVGTGPATQATDGQATAPTTGGPHVLVGSQGGGTNWQKQGSVYRLDDQEVVWKINDRDSYFDATTMANGNVVAGFMHNGYRTGCDPYEPPCTKTGYRVLDPSNGSTPEVVSEYSFPIRGPTHSEVHDVEPMGDGRFVFADMEYERIAIVADGEVTWEWNAKESGFYDAPPDVTRRDWLHINDVDYLGDERFLVSVRNANQLLVVERGEGVVEVINEDTGGSDSSCTKGGQLADFDDDGDVRCGNPDVMNHQHNPQWLGDGRVLVADSENDRVVELHRTESGSWEEAWTLEEAGGLVLQWPRDADRLENGNTLVTDSLNRRVFEVTPGGEVVWSYATPLIPYEADPIPLGEVAGDPASSAQTTNGTDTSASTDGTGDGPATSAAAAPTQQPASSGGLSAADIPGLSLLLVGIKAVVPRLPIWFGEFQLLVTLLSLGLVGVGLVDHRRD, from the coding sequence ATGAGACTCTCCCGTGGCGTCACCCTCGCCATCGTCGGACTCGTGGTCCTCTCGTCGACGCTCGTCGTCAGCGCGGCGACGGCACCGTCTCGTAGCGTGACCGCGGCCCAGTCCGGCCTGGTCGGGACCGGCCCCGCCACACAGGCGACGGACGGCCAGGCGACGGCTCCGACGACCGGCGGCCCGCACGTCCTCGTCGGCTCACAGGGCGGCGGCACGAACTGGCAGAAACAGGGCAGCGTCTACCGCCTCGACGACCAGGAGGTGGTCTGGAAGATCAACGACCGCGACAGCTACTTCGACGCGACCACGATGGCGAACGGCAACGTCGTCGCGGGCTTCATGCACAACGGCTACCGGACGGGGTGTGACCCCTACGAGCCACCGTGTACGAAGACGGGCTACCGGGTGTTAGACCCCTCCAACGGCTCGACTCCGGAGGTCGTCTCCGAGTACAGCTTCCCCATCCGCGGCCCGACCCACAGCGAGGTGCACGACGTCGAGCCGATGGGTGACGGACGGTTCGTCTTCGCCGACATGGAGTACGAGCGCATCGCCATCGTCGCCGACGGCGAGGTGACCTGGGAGTGGAACGCGAAAGAGAGCGGCTTCTACGACGCGCCCCCGGACGTGACCCGCCGCGACTGGCTCCACATCAACGACGTCGACTACCTCGGCGACGAACGGTTCCTCGTCTCGGTCCGCAACGCCAACCAGTTGCTCGTCGTCGAGCGCGGCGAGGGCGTCGTCGAGGTCATCAACGAGGACACGGGCGGGAGCGACAGCTCCTGTACGAAAGGTGGTCAGCTCGCCGACTTCGACGACGACGGCGACGTCCGCTGTGGCAATCCCGACGTGATGAACCACCAGCACAACCCGCAGTGGCTCGGCGACGGCCGCGTGCTGGTCGCCGACAGCGAGAACGACCGCGTCGTCGAACTCCACCGGACCGAGTCGGGCTCGTGGGAGGAGGCCTGGACGCTCGAGGAGGCGGGCGGCCTCGTGCTCCAGTGGCCCCGCGACGCCGACCGCCTCGAGAACGGCAACACGCTCGTCACCGACTCGCTGAACCGCCGCGTCTTCGAGGTGACGCCCGGGGGCGAGGTCGTGTGGAGCTACGCGACGCCGCTCATCCCGTACGAGGCGGACCCCATCCCCCTCGGCGAGGTCGCCGGCGACCCCGCGTCCTCGGCGCAGACGACGAACGGGACGGACACGAGCGCGTCCACCGACGGGACCGGCGACGGCCCTGCGACGTCGGCAGCAGCCGCGCCCACCCAGCAGCCCGCGTCGAGCGGTGGGCTCAGCGCCGCCGACATCCCCGGCCTCTCGCTCCTGCTCGTCGGCATCAAGGCCGTCGTCCCGCGACTGCCCATCTGGTTCGGCGAGTTCCAGCTGCTCGTCACCCTCCTTTCGCTCGGCCTCGTCGGCGTCGGGCTCGTCGACCACCGACGCGACTGA
- a CDS encoding cobalamin-binding protein, translating into MRVVSLLPSATEICCALGVDPVGVTHECDYPSRVADVPTVVRSRIDTDGSSRDIDDRVHDSLDDGGVYELDRDRLRELDPDVVVTQGLCDVCAVDESVVRGALSDLDLDADLVATHPHSLDDVFDDIARLGRALDRDAAAQTLVADLRERVAAVRETVPDGERPTATVLDWLDPVMVSGHWVPELVELAGGRFELGTAGDESGPVEWDRVRTADPDVLVAAPCGFGVDRTIASLADLTTRPGWDELRAVRDDRAVVVDGNHYVNRPGPRLVDTLEAFAWVLHPERFAPPGEDVARPFPRLSGSA; encoded by the coding sequence ATGCGTGTCGTCTCACTCCTGCCCTCGGCGACGGAGATCTGCTGTGCGCTCGGCGTCGACCCCGTCGGCGTCACTCACGAGTGCGACTACCCATCCCGTGTCGCGGACGTCCCGACGGTCGTCCGCTCTCGCATCGACACCGACGGGTCGAGTCGCGACATCGACGACCGGGTCCACGACTCGCTCGACGACGGGGGCGTCTACGAACTCGACCGCGACCGCCTCCGCGAACTCGACCCCGACGTGGTCGTCACCCAGGGGCTGTGTGACGTCTGCGCCGTCGACGAGTCCGTCGTGCGCGGGGCGCTCTCGGACCTCGACCTCGACGCCGACCTCGTCGCGACCCACCCCCACTCGCTCGACGACGTCTTCGACGACATCGCGAGGCTCGGCCGGGCGCTCGACCGGGACGCGGCGGCACAGACCCTCGTCGCCGACCTCCGCGAGCGGGTGGCGGCCGTCCGGGAGACCGTCCCCGACGGCGAGCGACCGACGGCGACCGTGCTGGACTGGCTCGACCCCGTGATGGTCAGCGGTCACTGGGTGCCCGAACTGGTCGAACTCGCCGGCGGTCGGTTCGAACTCGGGACCGCGGGTGACGAGTCGGGTCCGGTCGAGTGGGACCGGGTACGAACCGCCGACCCCGACGTGCTCGTCGCCGCCCCGTGTGGGTTCGGCGTCGACCGCACCATCGCGTCGCTCGCTGACCTCACGACACGCCCCGGGTGGGACGAGTTGCGCGCCGTCCGTGACGACCGCGCCGTCGTCGTCGACGGGAACCACTACGTCAACCGACCGGGTCCCCGTCTCGTCGACACGCTCGAGGCGTTCGCCTGGGTACTCCACCCCGAGCGGTTCGCCCCGCCCGGCGAGGACGTGGCGCGGCCGTTTCCCCGGCTCTCGGGGTCGGCGTAG